The Spirulina subsalsa PCC 9445 region AGAAAAAATTCTCAGCTTTGCTTAACAAAACTCAACATTTGATTACAATGAACTAAAGACACTGGCAAAATTTCTTAGAGTTCATGCAGTTGAAATCCCTAACTTCTCAATCCCCTTGGCTTCCTTTGGTTCTCATTGCGCCGTTTTTCCTCTGGGGAACGGCGATGGTGGCGATGAAAGGGGTCATTGATGATACAACCCCGTTGTTTGTGGCAGGAGTGCGTTTAGTTCCGGCCGGGGTGTTGATTTTGGGGGCGAGTTGGTACTGGAAACTCCCCCAACCCAAGGGATGGAAAGCATGGCTTTGGATTGGCTTGTTCGCCCTGTTAGATGGGTTTTTGTTTCAAGGGTTTTTAGCTGAAGGATTGACCAGGACAGGGGCGGGGTTAGGATCGGTGATGATTGATTCTCAACCGATTGCGATCGCCTTACTCTCTAGTTGGCTATTCGGCGAAGTGATTGGCCTATGGGGAGGGATTGGCCTACTCATTGGCATATTAGGGATTAGTTTAATCGGTTTGCCCGATGCGTGGCTCTTGAGTTGGTTTAGCGACAGTAGCATTGCATTGTCCTGGAGTTGGCAAAATCTCTTTAACAATGGTCAATGGTTGATGTTATTGGCCGCCCTCTCCATGGCTACCGGAACCGTTAGCATTCGTTTTGTTAGTCGTCATGTGAATCCCATTGTGGCGACAGGATGGCACATGATTTTAGGTGGAGTTCCCCTGTTTGTGCTGTCGGGATGTTGGGAAAGTCACCAATGGCAGCATATTACAGGGAGTGGTTGGTTAGCCTTGGGATACTCGGCAATTTTTGGCAGTGCGATCGCCTACGGACTCTTTTTCTACATCGCCTCCCAAGGCAACCTCACCAGTTTTACCTCCCTCACCTTCCTGACTCCCGTTTTC contains the following coding sequences:
- a CDS encoding DMT family transporter; this translates as MQLKSLTSQSPWLPLVLIAPFFLWGTAMVAMKGVIDDTTPLFVAGVRLVPAGVLILGASWYWKLPQPKGWKAWLWIGLFALLDGFLFQGFLAEGLTRTGAGLGSVMIDSQPIAIALLSSWLFGEVIGLWGGIGLLIGILGISLIGLPDAWLLSWFSDSSIALSWSWQNLFNNGQWLMLLAALSMATGTVSIRFVSRHVNPIVATGWHMILGGVPLFVLSGCWESHQWQHITGSGWLALGYSAIFGSAIAYGLFFYIASQGNLTSFTSLTFLTPVFALIFSNLLLGEILSPLQWLGVILTLVSIYLVNQREQLAQQWKKNTTPLVFNTLEPVPEPIQKTPLTHSKP